One segment of Salvia splendens isolate huo1 chromosome 20, SspV2, whole genome shotgun sequence DNA contains the following:
- the LOC121781869 gene encoding beta-amyrin 6-beta-monooxygenase-like, producing the protein MDTLNPYLLPLLLLPLSIYLIFSIRKRASGNLKNPPPGSMGWPFLGENMELDRLGSEKLVKERMQKYSRDAFKTSLFGEKIAVLCGAQGNKFIFKNQNELFARWSLPSLAKAIYPDLERTRCQEPKASFDNFQYDILKPDALKKYVPVMDSLAREHLETEWRGSSVVEALPSTKKYALSLACMIFMNRGDLDHSGDFLKSLSLLTKGILSLPVNLPGTTLNRAVGGGRVVRRELLRIVQERRAAESEGEDLLSKMVVATNQDGEYMSDSTIVNVFIGLLIGAEYELSSLITNVIYYLAELPHIYHQVFEEQMEIAKSKGPNELLAMEDLEKMKYTWNVVRECMRLTPPSIGGISESIAEFTYAGFTIPKGWKVLWTPHSSHMNSNYFPEPEKFDPLRFEGSGPEPYTYVPFGGGPRMCPGRNYVRLVVLVFTHNLVKRFRLEKVIPNEKMVFSVSPAPASGLPLRVHPH; encoded by the exons ATGGATACCTTAAACCCatatcttcttcctctccttcttcttcctctctctaTATACCTCATCTTTTCCATTCGAAAAAGGGCCTCCGGGAACCTGAAAAACCCTCCTCCTGGCTCCATGGGTTGGCCGTTTCTCGGAGAAAACATGGAGCTCGACCGTCTAGGCTCAGAGAAGCTAGTGAAGGAGAGAATGCAGAAATACTCTCGAGATGCATTCAAAACCTCGTTGTTTGGAGAGAAAATAGCGGTGCTATGCGGCGCACAAGGCAACAAGTTCATCTTCAAGAACCAAAACGAACTCTTCGCCCGGTGGTCGCTTCCTTCATTGGCAAAGGCTATATACCCAGATCTCGAAAGAACCAGGTGTCAAGAACCAAAGGCCTCCTTCGACAACTTCCAATACGACATCCTCAAACCGGACGCCTTGAAGAAGTACGTGCCAGTGATGGACTCGTTAGCTCGTGAGCATCTTGAAACCGAATGGAGAG GTAGCTCAGTGGTGGAGGCTCTTCCATCGACAAAGAAGTACGCCCTCTCGTTGGCGTGCATGATATTTATGAACCGGGGGGATTTGGATCACTCGGGCGATTTCTTGAAATCCTTATCTCTTCTGACTAAAGGGATCTTGTCTTTGCCGGTAAACTTGCCTGGGACGACTCTAAACCGCGCTGTGGGAGGAGGGAGAGTGGTGCGCCGCGAGCTGCTGAGGATCGTGCAGGAGAGGAGGGCGGCCGAGAGCGAGGGAGAGGACCTTCTGTCCAAGATGGTGGTGGCAACTAATCAAGATGGGGAATATATGAGTGATAGCACGATTGTTAATGTCTTTATTGGTTTGCTTATTGGCGCCGAGTATGAACTTTCTTCATTGATCACTAATGTCATTTATTATCTTGCCGAGCTTCCCCACATTTATCATCAGGTTTTCGAAG AGCAAATGGAGATTGCAAAATCGAAAGGCCCTAATGAGTTGCTGGCGATGGAGgatttggagaagatgaagtacACGTGGAACGTCGTGCGCGAATGCATGAGGCTAACTCCCCCTTCCATAGGAGGTATTAGTGAGAGCATTGCTGAATTCACCTATGCAGGTTTCACCATTCCTAAAGGATGGAAG GTATTGTGGACGCCTCATTCATCCCACATGAACTCCAACTACTTCCCGGAGCCGGAGAAGTTTGATCCGTTGCGGTTTGAGGGGAGTGGTCCGGAACCTTACACCTACGTTCCATTTGGAGGAGGACCGCGTATGTGCCCCGGGAGAAACTATGTTAGGCTTGTAGTATTGGTGTTCACCCACAATTTGGTGAAACGGTTTAGACTTGAAAAGGTCATTCCAAATGAGAAGATGGTATTCAGCGTTTCGCCTGCACCGGCTTCCGGCCTTCCCCTTCGCGTCCATCCTCATTAA